In [Leptolyngbya] sp. PCC 7376, a genomic segment contains:
- a CDS encoding PTPA-CTERM sorting domain-containing protein produces the protein MMNRFGLSILTLASVVALAPTANAFDIKGWNYSVDSDNDSTSINGVGGTEFEIYGSAVQQHDGKTRFAARTKMPLDGVLREAAEGGRISWGDLIINIACDALDQVGRESLFGIRFAANNESGVSGLGVYGDIELMENAQGNNNHTASLAEHNEYVIGEGGSPQTGTLPISYFDESTHVPSLIKSGTFLGAVEIIEDTSSWGLEGFDRLGGHTIALQWDYNLIPTQQGQEVCYHLTPECNNDIQGGTYTTAVPTPAAVLPVLSGLFAAAKRKGKKEALS, from the coding sequence ATGATGAACCGTTTTGGACTAAGTATCCTTACCCTCGCCAGTGTGGTTGCTCTAGCTCCCACTGCTAATGCTTTCGATATTAAAGGCTGGAACTATTCCGTGGATTCGGATAATGACAGTACCAGCATCAACGGTGTCGGAGGAACCGAGTTTGAAATTTATGGCAGTGCTGTTCAGCAACATGATGGGAAAACTCGATTTGCCGCTCGCACCAAAATGCCTTTAGATGGCGTATTACGAGAAGCGGCAGAAGGTGGTCGTATCAGTTGGGGAGATCTAATTATTAACATTGCTTGTGATGCATTAGATCAAGTAGGGCGTGAGTCTTTGTTTGGAATTCGTTTTGCCGCAAACAATGAGTCTGGAGTTTCCGGGCTTGGCGTTTATGGTGATATTGAGCTAATGGAAAACGCGCAGGGAAATAACAATCACACCGCAAGCCTTGCAGAACACAATGAGTATGTCATTGGCGAAGGAGGCTCACCTCAAACTGGAACCTTACCGATTTCCTATTTTGACGAAAGCACCCACGTGCCGTCATTAATTAAGTCTGGAACTTTTCTTGGTGCTGTAGAGATTATCGAAGATACTAGCAGCTGGGGCTTAGAAGGATTTGACAGATTGGGTGGTCATACAATCGCCCTACAGTGGGATTATAATTTGATTCCAACTCAGCAGGGACAAGAAGTTTGTTATCACCTTACGCCTGAATGTAATAACGATATTCAAGGAGGAACATATACTACTGCTGTACCAACTCCTGCAGCGGTTTTGCCTGTTTTGAGTGGTTTGTTTGCCGCGGCCAAGCGCAAAGGAAAGAAAGAAGCACTTAGCTGA
- a CDS encoding DUF697 domain-containing protein, with protein MQKPILIGGLGLSLGLAVLSRCQTSVLDLGEWLFWGAIAMGGLLLWKQNKPTLAFEDLSNPLTKQDVENSIELAQEWVTALQAEAPDQNFSQFTQTLTELPQQFDRTEITGAIAGGRGTGKTSLKQHLETAALGTSFVETQPLFTDLESYDQAAQNDVFAADFVLFLVTGDLMASQWDTLKHWLQARQKIILLFNKQDQYQSEQRELILTQLRRHVYPAIAAQDVIGITAAPQHIKVKKIQADGTETEYFEQPEANLTAAQTHLNNLLSNADLKQQLVWSTIWRTAGLVQHQAKQQLTKHRREKAIPIIEKYQWLAAGATFANPVAALDLLATAAVTGQMIVDLGAIYQQKITLSQAQAIATAIGKQMIQLGLVELSTQAIAGVLKTNVVTYVAGGAVQGVSAAYLTHIAGLTLIQYFQEQPLHQQSDGINLDKLGQILKTMFAENQRSQFLQSFSQKVLARRSPQTIT; from the coding sequence ATGCAAAAACCGATTTTGATTGGCGGTCTGGGTTTGTCCTTGGGTTTAGCGGTTTTGAGTCGCTGCCAAACGAGTGTTCTTGACCTTGGAGAATGGTTATTCTGGGGGGCGATCGCCATGGGTGGTTTGCTGCTCTGGAAACAAAATAAACCAACCCTTGCCTTCGAAGATCTCAGCAATCCCCTCACAAAACAAGACGTTGAGAACTCCATTGAGCTTGCTCAAGAATGGGTTACTGCCCTTCAAGCTGAAGCTCCTGATCAGAATTTTTCACAGTTTACTCAAACTCTCACTGAGCTACCACAACAATTTGACCGCACAGAAATCACTGGGGCGATCGCCGGAGGACGCGGTACGGGAAAAACAAGCCTCAAACAACATTTAGAGACAGCCGCACTCGGTACATCTTTCGTCGAAACTCAACCTTTATTTACCGATTTAGAGAGTTATGACCAAGCCGCTCAAAATGACGTTTTTGCAGCAGATTTTGTCTTATTTCTCGTCACAGGCGATTTGATGGCATCCCAGTGGGATACGCTCAAACATTGGCTCCAAGCGCGCCAAAAAATCATTCTTTTATTTAATAAGCAAGATCAATATCAGTCAGAACAGCGCGAACTGATCCTCACTCAACTCCGCAGGCATGTTTACCCGGCGATCGCCGCCCAAGATGTCATTGGGATTACCGCAGCTCCCCAACACATTAAAGTCAAAAAAATCCAAGCAGATGGAACCGAAACAGAATATTTTGAGCAGCCCGAAGCTAATTTAACTGCGGCTCAAACCCATCTCAACAACTTGCTCAGCAACGCTGATCTCAAACAACAATTGGTGTGGTCAACCATTTGGCGTACCGCTGGGCTCGTCCAACATCAGGCGAAACAGCAACTGACTAAACATCGACGCGAGAAAGCCATCCCCATCATCGAAAAGTATCAATGGCTAGCAGCAGGGGCTACATTTGCGAATCCCGTAGCCGCCTTAGATCTGTTGGCAACAGCAGCAGTGACTGGACAGATGATTGTGGATCTCGGTGCCATTTATCAACAAAAAATCACCTTATCCCAAGCCCAGGCGATCGCCACAGCCATTGGCAAACAAATGATCCAACTCGGCCTCGTTGAACTCTCGACCCAGGCGATCGCTGGAGTCCTCAAAACTAACGTGGTGACTTATGTTGCTGGGGGAGCAGTGCAAGGAGTCAGTGCCGCCTATTTAACCCACATTGCAGGCTTAACCCTCATCCAATATTTCCAAGAGCAACCCCTCCATCAACAATCGGACGGCATTAATCTCGATAAGCTTGGACAGATTCTAAAAACGATGTTTGCCGAAAATCAACGCAGCCAATTCCTACAATCCTTCTCCCAAAAAGTCCTTGCGCGGCGATCGCCCCAAACAATCACTTAA
- a CDS encoding DUF2325 domain-containing protein, with protein sequence MDVELENLEASVENLLFAAKTDLEERKLQQQRDQQYQEIVRQRESKLQPLLKKVEEMISTYRAEGYQNAEMISQLQEKADDIKKEIAEIPEKASEIVDNQLVLREERLLEEKAREKVQKWQTDLRDDLLEMVNEQNDFFSATDAAIAVRSYIDDLKELGALDEVVDALIAQINQHSEEGPVARLRGTHEQTLNFIYNKALENRSRTEHHPNIQPKSRHRKSDSKPELYANLIGKVLVFGGHDRLQTAVRNRLRNSQVELQWYSEQDGLQLSTQGEAQVNNYDLILIITGYASHSMTERAMDACKKADRSFEIIKTTGMTRVLEAIESGLKTQQLAQMWNK encoded by the coding sequence ATGGATGTCGAACTCGAAAACTTAGAAGCATCGGTCGAAAATCTATTATTTGCGGCAAAAACAGACTTAGAAGAACGTAAATTACAACAGCAGCGAGATCAGCAATACCAAGAAATAGTGCGGCAGCGCGAAAGTAAATTACAGCCTCTCCTCAAAAAAGTGGAGGAAATGATTAGTACCTATCGGGCGGAAGGGTATCAAAATGCTGAAATGATTAGTCAGCTCCAAGAAAAAGCAGATGATATTAAAAAAGAAATAGCCGAAATACCAGAAAAAGCATCAGAAATTGTCGATAATCAACTTGTTCTCCGTGAAGAAAGACTTTTAGAAGAGAAAGCTCGCGAAAAAGTTCAAAAATGGCAAACAGATCTCCGGGATGATCTGCTGGAAATGGTCAATGAACAAAATGACTTTTTTAGTGCCACAGATGCGGCGATCGCCGTCCGGAGTTACATTGATGACCTCAAAGAATTAGGTGCATTAGACGAAGTGGTCGATGCCCTAATTGCTCAAATTAATCAACATAGTGAAGAAGGCCCTGTCGCTAGACTTCGAGGAACCCACGAACAAACCCTAAATTTCATTTACAACAAAGCCCTCGAAAACCGTTCCCGTACTGAACATCACCCCAATATTCAACCGAAATCCCGCCACCGCAAATCCGATAGCAAACCTGAACTTTATGCCAATCTCATCGGTAAAGTCCTCGTTTTTGGGGGACATGACCGTCTCCAAACCGCCGTACGGAATCGCCTCAGAAATTCCCAGGTCGAATTGCAATGGTATAGCGAGCAGGATGGGTTACAACTATCGACTCAAGGAGAAGCACAGGTTAACAACTACGATTTGATTTTGATTATCACCGGCTATGCCAGCCATTCGATGACAGAACGAGCAATGGATGCTTGCAAAAAAGCAGACAGGTCTTTTGAAATTATTAAAACGACGGGTATGACAAGAGTTTTAGAGGCTATTGAGTCAGGTCTTAAAACGCAGCAGTTGGCGCAGATGTGGAATAAATAA